A region from the Mycobacterium heidelbergense genome encodes:
- a CDS encoding magnesium transporter MgtE N-terminal domain-containing protein gives MSTPDKAPRAGLPVIHLSQLLRAPVLARSGENVGRVEDVIVRLRRADEYPLVTGIVAEMGGRRVFVGSNTIDEFTPERIILAKNKVDLRGFERRDGEVLLRADVLGHRLIDVAAVELIRAYDVELEDTGAGWVLTRLDTRRPPRLFGLIKSSGGHAARDWKAFEPLIGHARSHALRRGSGRVGGFKPAEIADLLEEADKGEVGEILDRVHSDPELEADVFEELDPEKASRLLDGMPDNEVAALLGRMRADDAADAITDLRQSRRRRVLDLMPAPQRTKVITLMGFNPESAGGLMNVDFVSCATTTTAAGALALIAAARTIQPEALIKVHVLDEDKRLAGAVSVISLLHSEPRESVAEIMDSDPVRVSPDTDLTDVALLMADFNLYSIPVVDEHDRILGVVTVDDVLEATIPEDWRRREPAPRPLREITPAEGDRNAPVPGGEAP, from the coding sequence GTGAGCACACCAGACAAGGCACCGCGCGCCGGGCTGCCGGTAATCCATCTCTCCCAGCTACTGCGCGCGCCGGTGCTGGCCCGCTCGGGCGAAAATGTGGGCCGCGTCGAGGACGTGATCGTGCGGCTGCGCAGGGCCGACGAGTATCCGCTGGTGACCGGGATCGTGGCCGAGATGGGCGGGCGGCGGGTGTTCGTCGGCAGCAACACCATCGACGAGTTCACGCCGGAACGAATTATCTTGGCGAAGAACAAGGTTGACCTCCGCGGTTTCGAGCGACGAGACGGCGAGGTGCTGCTGCGTGCCGATGTGCTCGGCCACCGGCTGATCGACGTGGCCGCGGTCGAACTCATCCGCGCCTACGACGTCGAGCTGGAAGACACCGGCGCCGGATGGGTACTCACCCGGCTGGACACCCGCCGCCCACCACGGTTGTTCGGGCTGATCAAGAGCTCCGGCGGCCATGCGGCCCGAGATTGGAAGGCGTTCGAACCGCTGATCGGTCATGCCCGCTCGCATGCCCTGCGCCGCGGGTCGGGCCGGGTCGGCGGGTTCAAGCCCGCCGAGATCGCCGATCTCCTCGAAGAGGCCGACAAGGGCGAGGTCGGCGAGATTCTCGATCGCGTCCACAGCGACCCGGAACTGGAAGCCGACGTCTTCGAAGAGCTGGACCCCGAGAAGGCCAGCCGGCTGCTCGACGGCATGCCCGACAACGAGGTCGCCGCGTTGCTGGGCCGGATGCGCGCCGACGACGCCGCCGACGCGATCACAGACCTGCGCCAATCACGGCGCCGCCGCGTCCTGGACCTGATGCCCGCCCCGCAGCGCACCAAGGTGATCACCCTGATGGGATTCAACCCCGAAAGCGCCGGCGGGCTGATGAACGTCGACTTCGTCTCCTGCGCCACCACCACGACGGCGGCGGGGGCGCTGGCGCTGATCGCGGCCGCCCGCACCATACAGCCGGAGGCGCTGATCAAGGTCCACGTTCTCGACGAGGACAAACGCCTCGCCGGTGCAGTGTCGGTGATCAGCCTGCTGCATTCGGAGCCCCGCGAAAGCGTCGCGGAGATCATGGATTCCGACCCGGTGCGGGTCAGCCCCGACACCGACCTGACCGACGTCGCGCTGCTGATGGCCGACTTCAACCTCTATTCCATCCCCGTCGTCGACGAGCACGACCGCATACTCGGCGTGGTCACCGTCGACGACGTCCTGGAGGCGACCATCCCCGAGGACTGGCGCCGACGAGAACCCGCCCCCCGTCCGCTTCGCGAAATCACCCCAGCCGAGGGCGACCGCAATGCGCCCGTGCCGGGAGGCGAGGCGCCGTGA